Genomic DNA from Solanum pennellii chromosome 3, SPENNV200:
CCGCTATACGCTATACCATAGTTGCCTGAGTATTGTGAAAATTATAGCCAAAATGAATTGCAGGTTAACTAGTACTTCCTCCATTATTAGTATGTGGTGCCAAAAGTGGCGGGGCAATGTGAGTGCTTATGTTATTGGTTAACTTGAAGTTTACGCTGTCTCAAGCTAGGGGTGCCCCATCCAGCAATAATATGATTGATCATATTGCGACAATGTTCTATGTAAAGGGAAGCTAAAAAGATTTATCTTGCAGAGTACTTCAGTCAAGAATCCACTGATAAATACTTAGATTACACATATGCATTGAGATAAATTAACAAACTCTTGCATCCTCATTTTCTCTAGCAAACAAGTTCTGGAAACTCGTTTCTCACAGATATAGGACTTCTTACTCGGTGCACCCCGTCAGTCCAAGTTAAGCTCCCGAAATAATAGTATGTGGTGTATTTGTGGCTGGTTGAAATGGTGAGAGTGAATGAGATTTTCTTGGTGCTAGAGTTGAATATCAAAGTTTCAGGCTTTACTTTTATGGTAATGCCAAGTGGAGGTTCAATGATGGCTTTATATTTGGAGTTCACTGGTCCAACATTGGTGACGGTTCTTCTAACAGTAACTGTTTTCCTGAGACTTGGTATGGTTAGAGAAGGAAGATTAACATCAAGAATTGAAGGTCTCTTGATTGGACAAGATGCAGCTTGATCAATGAGCATACTGATGGCACTATTGTTATAGCCCATTGAGCACAAATAAAGAATGTAGTCAAAGGTTCCCATATCATAGACTAGGCCAGGATCTTTTGCACCATTTGCGTTCACGAGTCCACCACCGAAATCAAATGGATCAGCAAGCTTGTTTGGATTTCCCTCAGATATAACTGGTTCCCCGGAATGAGGATCTGTTACCCATGCTGCGTGGACATCCATTAATTCAAACATAAATGTTTTTGAGACAAATTCATTTGGAATTTTATTGGAGAAATGGGATTTTTGCGAATACCTGTTGTAACGAGTGCAGACTTGATAGCAGCTGGAGACCAATGTGGGTGCAGGGACTTGAGCAAGGCAACAATGCCAGACACGTGAGGAGCTGCCATGGATGTTCCTGATTCAAACTTGTATGGAGTGTCTGCAGGAAGAACAGCAGCCAATATATTGACTCCTGGAGCTGCTATATCTGGCTGTAACAAGAGACACTATAATTTAGAAATGTGATGCAATATTACAATTAGTAAGTGCTACATAGTGTGCGAGATGCATAATAAAGTCTTACCTTAAGTATGGCAGGGGCAACAGAATTGGGACCTCGGGATGAGAAGGAAGCAAGATGTGTTGAAACAGGTTGCCCAACATGAGTTCGTGTAGGAATCAGCTTTACTTGTGGTTTCCTGCATTATTTCTTAACAATGGTTATAAGCACCAAGTGAAGTGATTTAAGATTCTCTAcaggaaaaaggaaaagaatcaaatattttcattacCTGGAGTATCTGATGTAATTGAGCAATTGAGAGCCAACATcaaaattaacttcaatacatGGAAAGTCAAACGTTAAATCGTTCAGATCTCTGGTTGGGTTCTTCGCAACAATCAATCCCAAGCCTCCAACCTCCTGGACAACTTGTTGAGTAAATGGCAAATACAACTCATCTCCTTTAACAATGAAGCAAAGCACTACTTTTCCAGCCGCCCATGTATCATTTGTATTCAAGTTGTTGCAAAAGCTTCAAAATCCATGAATTCATGCTAATTTAGCTTGCAACAATAAAGTGCTCAGATCAACacaatgaaagaagaaaaaagccTTATGCCTCCTGATCATGTAAATGACCCCTTTGGAGACACAGAAATGACTGTCGGAGATGGACAACGTTTAACAAGAAGAATAGGGGTGGTTAATTTGGGTATCTGTTGATGACTTATACTAGCCAATTATTAGAAACATACCGTGTATCTTCAAGCTCAGAGATTTCTGGATGTGCAATGCCGATAAATCCAGTCTCCTTTCCAGTATACATGGATTGACCCTACAGATaataacgtttgttttctttttcttttcaagtatGATATCTTTACCAAAGTAAGAGAACTTACAGAAAAAGTCTGATTATTGCCTAATGTAATGAGTGTGGGAAATGACCTATCAATACTTGAAGCTGCCACAGTTAGGATCCATGGTGATATATTCACTACAGTTTGGGGATATGGCCCTTCGTTTCCTCCTGAACAAATAACTGTAATCCCCTTAATGACAGCATGGAAGGATGCAAAAGCAATGCCATTGCGCATATCAATATCAGCGTACAGAGGTATTTCTAAGCCAAGGGATATGGATAAAATATCAACTCCATCATGAATTGCTTCATCAATAGCCATCATTGTATCAGCAAAGGTACATCCTCCTATAAGCCAATTCCAGCACACCTTGTACATAGCAATCCGAGCCTTGGGTGCACCACCCTTAACTGTACCATAACCAAGTCCATGGTAACTTGCATTTGGTGTGAACGAGCCACCAGCAGTGCTTGATGTGTGGGTGCCATGTCCATCTCTATCCCTTGGTGACGCAATGTCAAACCTGAGAAAATCAGGATCTTTGATTGCTGGCCGTCCAGCCTCTGCTTCAAAACCCTTTAGATAGTACTTTGCTCCAATTAGTTTCCTGTTACATGCCGTAGCTGGATCAAATTTATCACCAGACTGACAATGGCCCTTCCATCTTGAAGGGATTGGCCCTAGGCCTTTGTCATTGAATGCTTCACTTTCTGGCCATATTCCTGTATTTTGAGTCAATCAATAGGTACTTTAGAGTTTTGaaacataacaaataattttgtacACTGTTTGGTACTTTTACCAAGACTATATTGGTAACCTCTACCTGAGGAGGTAGAAGTAAATTCTGCATACATTCTACCTTCCCCAGACCCGAAAAGTGGATTACACTGGTATGTTCAGTTTTATGCGGTAAGctttgttgggctttgtggaggcttgtgagccggcccgacccattactgaaaccctaggttaaccatttggctttcctataaatatgatccttgtatttgtaattctagagtagcacaagtgaaataaaatcctcctgttacagtcgtggagtagggaaaccgaaccacgttaaattcttgtgtgtcccgtttgtgttctgtttctcttttctctagattatttgtgtgtgttgtgtgtttaattcccaacaattggtatcagagcgaggtttcaacaacattgtaacacaaactgtgagaaattgtcacctagggttcttgtgtgaagaactgtgtgcagggaggagtagccgccgttaccgtgtgggtaacctcaagcagcagccggctaggagaaccgcgcagggtgcgaacagccgtcgtccgtgtgctgtccgtcgcgccgttccgttggccgccgcgtcgaggagcctcagatccagccgcgagcgtccagatcgtgagcatcgtccaaatcgccgcccgctgtctgtagacgccgttaagggaattgccgaagtcctttgagatggcagaagatgggaagttccgaattgagaagttcgatggtacagatttcagttggtggaagatgcagattgaagatttgctggttcagaaagatttggacgtagtgttgggtgacaagcaaggaaaattgtctgatgcagagtgggcagttttggatcggaaagctatgtcagttatccgactctcgttgaccaagaatgttgcgttcaacattcttaaggagaagacagcgaaaggcatcttggaagccttgtctaacatgtacgagaagccatctgcagcaaacaaaatttttctgattagagagttggtgaacacaaagatgaaggaaggcagttcagttaccgagcacatcaactcattgaattcgatcttagccagacttttgtcagttggcattaagttcgatgatgaagttcaagctttactactgttatcatcattgcctgacagttggtccggaacggttacagcagttgccagttcagtgggacctaatggattcacctttgagaagattcgtgatctcgttcttggcgaggatgtcagaagaaggagttctggagaatcatcaggtgatatgctaaacgtcgtcagaggcagaggaaataacagaggtagtgggagcaggaaccgaagaaggagtcagtcaaaggctcgggatggctcaggtgtaacatgttggaactgcaaggaggtggggcatttcaggaatcaatgccagaaagacaaacaagtcaacattgcagaagacagcgtcaacgaggatttgtttatctgttgcgcggagagcaatgtggattcctgggtcatggattctggtgcttcttttcacgctacccacagcagtgaagcattgcagaatctggttattggagactttggaaaggtaaggcttgcagacgatagagctcttgatgttacgggcatgggtgacatggtgctgaagacgccagtcggtttctggaccttgaaggatgtcagagttgttccaagcttgacgaaaagtttgatttctgttaggcagttggatgaacagggacatcatgtgaagttcggaaatgggcagtggaaggtcgtgaggggcaatcttgtcatggctcgtggaacaaaaagaggatcgttgtatattgtcggattaccgtctgagggagtgaccgtcccagttcagaagaaaaacaaagtccggttcacagaatctcgtgggcagaagaaggttgtctttgcaagaaagaaacccagagccacaggtcagattcaggatgaacgagcaaggaaaggttcaggaagaccagtcagaggcgtttgtggcagtgggagcaccggccgtgcttcagccaaggctcctagaagacagtgggtcaagagaaccagtattccagctgttgatacgtctccagaaaatttcttgctgagtatggagagtgtttgttctcagggagttctaggatccggcagttcgtgtctcaagtgggagccggtagggaccgaggacgagtcaagggcagtttcagccgtgactgatgtgttgaagcttcggggagcttcaacgggcctttcagttgactgatgagaaggccgctgtagcaggagagagttgaaaaagattactagacatacaagtgttctaagtggatgacagttgaaattcttcaagcctccaagtgggagattgttgggctttgtggaggcttgtgagccggcccgacccattactgaaaccctaggttaaccatttggctttcctataaatatgatccttgtatttgtaattctagagtagcacaagtgaaataaaatcctcctgttacagtcgtggagtagggaaaccgaaccacgttaaattcttgtgtgtcccgtttgtgttctgtttctcttttctctagattatttgtgtgtgttgtgtgtttaattcccaacaagcTTATCTATTCTTGTCTTTATGAATGGAGTAATTAAAGAGGAAAACCTGTATCAAGGACTCCTATGATGATACCATCGCCCATGTTGGCTTCATGAAGGAGGTTAGTTGGAGGAGAAGATTCGGAAAGGCCAAGATAATCCCAACTTCTTGTTGTGTGCAATTTGAAGAAATGATTAGGAACCACATGGACCACATCAGGTAACTCTGCGACAAATTCACATCATTCCAACTGACTCAAACATTTTTGTGCCAAATTTAACCAACAAGTATGTCATGTTCAAACTTTTTTACAAGTCCTACTTGCGAGAGAGATTGCAAAGTAGTACTACAATTTACCTGCTATCTTTTTGGCTTGAGATTTCGTTAACCTGGCTGCAAAGCCAGAGAAACCATGTTTATAACTATAGATGATTGAATCTCTTGCAGCTTTTTGACTGCATCAGGAGAAAACATAAAGTTGTGAATTAAATAGTCGAGAGCAGAGAAGAGAAGATTAATCTGTTGATCTTTCCTTTTGGTTACCTTCCCAGTACTGAAGTAAGTAATTGATGGTGAGCTGATGTTGCGAGTTCAACATCATCGTGTTGCCTTCTTCCCATGTAAACGATATGAACCTATATATTTAGCAATCATTTCTGATACTATTAGATCAATCAGTGACACAAATAATGAACTTGTATACCATACAAGAAATCATTCATACATCTACTCAACTCACTTTGCTTTCAGCATTTGCTTGAGATACTAATAAGTCCGACAAGTTTAAAAAAAGGAGCAGAGCAGTGAAAGCCAATTTATATTCAAGAAAGTAGCTGATGCTCATTTTGTTCGTTAACGAGTTACAGAATTAGCCAAAACGATCGAGGTGATAATATTTGCCATTGATCTTCAGTTCTTCACTATTTATATCAATCTGGATAGACGGAAATCGTGCAATTTAGGTTCTGAtcatgatttcttcttcttgatgtcacgatccaaaaagATAGAGGCATCATGAAAAGTTAGCTTAATTATTGTTTGGGGCCAAGAACAAAAgcttctttttaataaaaaaggcACAGAGCACCAAGAAGTTACATAAGCAATAAATTATGGAATTGAAGAATATGCTGACTATGAAACGCATTTAAATATGTGAAATATAATCATGTTTGAGTTATACTCTTTCACCGGTTCCGTCCTCAGTCACATTTCTTTTAGCACGTTTTGTAAATAGGAATGTATTTTTTTCACTGATTCACATTTATTTCTCTCCCATATATTACACttcatttcaaaacaaaattaagcTAATTTTATCTCAAGACATCGAATACGTACGAAGGGTAAAATTGGATAAGATAAGTAAGtttcattttaactttgtaaAAATGACAAGTAATTGAGATAATTACTTTTAGTGACCtcaacaattaatatgaaataattgAATAGTGGAATAATTAGTATTGGTGTCAATTCCATTAATTCTATTAGCTGCAATTCGTGTCTGGTTTTAAGGGTGCAAATAGCTCTATTAAAGACGCATGAATCATGCCAATTATCCCAAAAAGTCACTCTCTGACGGACACAATAGGTTATGATCTAATTGTTGTTcgattttgaaaagaaattgaaataacaaataaattgatGATATCTTAGAAACTACTTTAAAAGGTACTAGCGGTAATGAGAAATATCAAGATAAAGCAACAGAAATATTATACGGAAAAAAAAGGCTTGTAGATGTCAATCAAAGTAAAGCTACTATTTTAGATCAATAATTGGTTGATGCCACTTCTAAGTAAAATTGTATACTCGATGAATGTTTATACGGGGGATACTAAGAGTTGAAGTTGATGTGTCCCTAGTTGATTCAGAACAAAAACTAATGGATACAATTGATGTTGAAGATACTAAAAATTCAGGATAGCATGTTTTGCAAGTTGAAATATAATGACACTAAAAACTGGACACTGATTGCACACAAAAATTCAACTAGTAGTCTGACCCTTTTTCATGACTAGCCAAAATAATTCTTCatgtaatggaaaagatgcaacTGAAAATTTTCAAGACAGTAAGAAGAGACAAGATATTGATAATGCCTCAAAATACCTAATGAAGGCTACTAAAAAAGATGTTAATTTTATGGCTCCAACATTATATCTTTCTAATCCTTAGGAGCTAAGATTATTCAAGAAAATCTAGATATCATGCTACTCAAATCAAATCCATCAGTTAATCCACTCATGGTCACAGTTAATACCCCGACTCATAAGATCTCTTCCTTTGGAGTCACTTGGTGAATCTAGACAACTAATAAGGTCAATAGAGAATGACAACAATTTGGTCCAAAAAGAGCAAGTTTCACCACCTGCTACCTATAGCCAATTAAGCCCAGAAGCTTTTATATTGTTTGTGCTTAAATGATTGCAAAAAAGAATGAATCAAGGGGTTTAGCGTCAAATACAATTGATTTGGACGATCATTctcttgatgaagatgaagatgaagaagagctGCACATATGCTTTGATAGAAGTGGAAGCAACAAAAGTGAAAAGAAGACACATGAAAGGTAAAATAGTTGGGACGGTAAAGTGACTTAAAAGTATGTTCCAAGGACGCGACAAGcaacaaaaaattcaataaattcaaaaaaaggtATGAATTATCAAGTATTGTTGGATAGGTTTAAAGAAGTCAAGAGAAAAATACTTCAagttaattttgatgaaaaatttatctttttcaatTCATGCTTTCGTAAAAGAAAGTTTGAGGCTAATAACTCAATCTTCTTTTTGATTGTCATATTTCAACATGATTTAAGTATCCTCACTTGTAATATCATCATGGAGTGTATTACAAACTCTGTGGTGATCACAAGATACTTCGTTTTTTTTAActcttattttcttcatatttgttAGTTAGTagaaattatgtatttatttggaTTGGTAATATAAGGCCTAGACTCTTACTTATACTTATTCCTATTGATATAATtctatttaatatatttttttaaaaaaaaatactcctcTCACCAGCATATTACATCGTTTCCGGACATCATTATCTTATAGgattaaaagattaaaaagCCAGTCAATACTGACtttattaaagattaaaaaaaaggtagGTAAAATAAAGTCCACTAAAAGGAAATTGTATGATTTTAGTGTGGTGTTTCCTTTTAAATTCAGCATTTGCCCCACCAATTTTGAccaccatttttttttatttaatgaaggtctaattttaattattcacatattaattatttaatttatccgtttaattattaattgcatttatttttcttatattaaaattatttaatgaattaaaagattAAGATTTATAATAGTCTTTCAccttatttgtttttattaaaattaagatgtgtattaaaatttaaaaatcttaatatgaatattaatatgatgcaTTCAGATCTTAATATAAAATAGTTAAGATAATGTATTTCTCAACATATGGATGCGTAAAAGTtgtgtttgtttaaaaaataataaatatacaatttcaaacaaaatacgaaattgatttaatattatatcaataaaatattttaataattttatatggtTGGTGCTGCCGAATGTTAATGACTAACGATGACTATTGTATGTCGATTTAGGATGTTGTTGTTGACTAATCAGGGGAGGACTCACCTTATAGCAAGGTGTGTCACGCGACACTGCTTTGtcgaaatattttatatttctaaaatctgaaaaaacaaaatatgactactataaaaataaatcgTAGTAGATGGATACACAAGTGATCTTGGCCTGTTGGTTGGGCGCGAGCATGGCTTGTGTCTAGGAGAACCTGAGTTTGACCCTCACCAAGCACATTTTTTCATCCTAAttgaaatatattcattacaAGTATATGGGCACGTGCGTCGCACATTTACTTCATAACGATGAATATGAACTAttaaaaaatcacataatttttaaaaaaatagtatttgagttacaataaaaatattaaaagtaaaaagatAAACATTTCTAGTGTATAAACTTATTAATAAAAGGGCAATATatgatttaacttttaaaaaaatgtttctaGTGTATAGTTGacttgaagattttttttatttttttttgcatttagtCCTCCctttattatgattttgatatagaaattttatatttgttttaaaagacaaaataaagtaGCAAAAACAAACGTGGAGGTACACTACCAGGATATACATTTCAAGAAGATAAAATGTTTGATACTAGTTAGTAAAAGATGAAATTCTCCTTGTCATTAAGTAGAATgcaattcaaatttatatataagaaaacttATTAGAAGGAAATAACTAAAGATTTAAAGTGCAATGTTTGGTACTTAAATTAGGTAACTATATTAATaagatattaatatttaattaaataaatcagattttaatttaGTGGAGAGCCAAAATGACATTATTAATATTCTTACAAttaaaagtttgttaaaatatattttatatttttttgttaaaaaattaataggagCAAAATATTTGGTCAAATGATAAAACATCTTCTAACTTCTTAAGCATTTTGGTGTATCCTTTTTTTGACTTTGGGATTTGAATCTCTCGATAATTTTAATAAGAATTGTctaaaaaatatagattttatCCACAAGTACATGTAAGAATGATTCTTTacaaatgtttaaaatttaagatgcaaaaatgtaaatattaataatttgaaattagaagATCTTATAGGCATAAATTGTTTTACATGCCATATACAATACCCCCCAGGAGTCCTCAGGGCGCATGCACCGAGAACCCCCNNNNNNNNNNNNNNNNNNNNNNNNNNNNNNNNNNNNNNNNNNNNNNNNNNNNNNNNNNNNNNNNNNNNNNNNNNNNNNNNNNNNNNNNNNNNNNNNNNNNNNNNNNNNNNNNNNNNNNNNNNNNNNNNNNNNNNNNNNNNNNNNNNNNNNNNNNNNNNNNNNNNNNNNNNNNNNNNNNNNNNNNNNNNNNNNNNNNNNNNNNNNNNNNNNNNNNNNNNNNNNNNNNNNNNNNNNNNNNNNNNNNNNNNNNNNNNNNNNNNNNNNNNNNNNNNNNNNNNNNNNNNNNNNNNNNNNNNNNNNNNNNNNNNNNNNNNNNNNNNNNNNNNNNNNNNNNNNNNNNNNNNNNNNNNNNNNNNNNNNNNNNNNNNNNNNNNNNNNNNNNNNNNNNNNNNNNNNNNNNNNNNNNNNNNNNNNNNNNNNNNNNNNNNNNNNNNNNNNNNNNNNNNNNNNNNNNNNNNNNNNNNNNNNNNNNNNNNNNNNNNNNNNNNNNNNNNNNNNNNNNNNNNNNNNNNNNNNNNNNNNNNNNNNNNNNNNNNNNNNNNNNNNNNNNNNNNNNNNNNNNNNNNNNNNNNNNNNNNNNNNNNNNNNNNNNNNNNNNNNNNNNNNNNNNNNNNNNNNNNNNNNNNNNNNNNNNNNNNNNNNNNNNNNNNNNNNNNNNNNNNNNNNNNNNNNNNNNNNNNNNNNNNNNNNNNNNNNNNNNNNNNNNNNNNNNNNNNNNNNNNNNNNNNNNNNNNNNNNNNNNNNNNNNNNNNNNNNNNNNNNNNNNNNNNNNNNNNNNNNNNNNNNNNNNNNNNNNNNNNNNNNNNN
This window encodes:
- the LOC107013452 gene encoding subtilisin-like protease SBT3.4 isoform X3 → MPLFAISVHIVYMGRRQHDDVELATSAHHQLLTSVLGSQKAARDSIIYSYKHGFSGFAARLTKSQAKKIAELPDVVHVVPNHFFKLHTTRSWDYLGLSESSPPTNLLHEANMGDGIIIGVLDTGIWPESEAFNDKGLGPIPSRWKGHCQSGDKFDPATACNRKLIGAKYYLKGFEAEAGRPAIKDPDFLRFDIASPRDRDGHGTHTSSTAGGSFTPNASYHGLGYGTVKGGAPKARIAMYKVCWNWLIGGCTFADTMMAIDEAIHDGVDILSISLGLEIPLYADIDMRNGIAFASFHAVIKGITVICSGGNEGPYPQTVVNISPWILTVAASSIDRSFPTLITLGNNQTFSGQSMYTGKETGFIGIAHPEISELEDTRFCNNLNTNDTWAAGKVVLCFIVKGDELYLPFTQQVVQEVGGLGLIVAKNPTRDLNDLTFDFPCIEVNFDVGSQLLNYIRYSRKPQVKLIPTRTHVGQPVSTHLASFSSRGPNSVAPAILKPDIAAPGVNILAAVLPADTPYKFESGTSMAAPHVSGIVALLKSLHPHWSPAAIKSALVTTAWVTDPHSGEPVISEGNPNKLADPFDFGGGLVNANGAKDPGLVYDMGTFDYILYLCSMGYNNSAISMLIDQAASCPIKRPSILDVNLPSLTIPSLRKTVTVRRTVTNVGPVNSKYKAIIEPPLGITIKVKPETLIFNSSTKKISFTLTISTSHKYTTYYYFGSLTWTDGVHRVRSPISVRNEFPELVC
- the LOC107013452 gene encoding subtilisin-like protease SBT3.4 isoform X5, which gives rise to MSISYFLEYKLAFTALLLFLNLSDLLVSQANAESKVHIVYMGRRQHDDVELATSAHHQLLTSVLGSQKAARDSIIYSYKHGFSGFAARLTKSQAKKIAGIWPESEAFNDKGLGPIPSRWKGHCQSGDKFDPATACNRKLIGAKYYLKGFEAEAGRPAIKDPDFLRFDIASPRDRDGHGTHTSSTAGGSFTPNASYHGLGYGTVKGGAPKARIAMYKVCWNWLIGGCTFADTMMAIDEAIHDGVDILSISLGLEIPLYADIDMRNGIAFASFHAVIKGITVICSGGNEGPYPQTVVNISPWILTVAASSIDRSFPTLITLGNNQTFSGQSMYTGKETGFIGIAHPEISELEDTRFCNNLNTNDTWAAGKVVLCFIVKGDELYLPFTQQVVQEVGGLGLIVAKNPTRDLNDLTFDFPCIEVNFDVGSQLLNYIRYSRKPQVKLIPTRTHVGQPVSTHLASFSSRGPNSVAPAILKPDIAAPGVNILAAVLPADTPYKFESGTSMAAPHVSGIVALLKSLHPHWSPAAIKSALVTTAWVTDPHSGEPVISEGNPNKLADPFDFGGGLVNANGAKDPGLVYDMGTFDYILYLCSMGYNNSAISMLIDQAASCPIKRPSILDVNLPSLTIPSLRKTVTVRRTVTNVGPVNSKYKAIIEPPLGITIKVKPETLIFNSSTKKISFTLTISTSHKYTTYYYFGSLTWTDGVHRVRSPISVRNEFPELVC
- the LOC107013452 gene encoding subtilisin-like protease SBT3.4 isoform X2, encoding MSISYFLEYKLAFTALLLFLNLSDLLVSQANAESKVHIVYMGRRQHDDVELATSAHHQLLTSVLGSQKAARDSIIYSYKHGFSGFAARLTKSQAKKIAELPDVVHVVPNHFFKLHTTRSWDYLGLSESSPPTNLLHEANMGDGIIIGVLDTGIWPESEAFNDKGLGPIPSRWKGHCQSGDKFDPATACNRKLIGAKYYLKGFEAEAGRPAIKDPDFLRFDIASPRDRDGHGTHTSSTAGGSFTPNASYHGLGYGTVKGGAPKARIAMYKVCWNWLIGGCTFADTMMAIDEAIHDGVDILSISLGLEIPLYADIDMRNGIAFASFHAVIKGITVICSGGNEGPYPQTVVNISPWILTVAASSIDRSFPTLITLGNNQTFSETGFIGIAHPEISELEDTRFCNNLNTNDTWAAGKVVLCFIVKGDELYLPFTQQVVQEVGGLGLIVAKNPTRDLNDLTFDFPCIEVNFDVGSQLLNYIRYSRKPQVKLIPTRTHVGQPVSTHLASFSSRGPNSVAPAILKPDIAAPGVNILAAVLPADTPYKFESGTSMAAPHVSGIVALLKSLHPHWSPAAIKSALVTTAWVTDPHSGEPVISEGNPNKLADPFDFGGGLVNANGAKDPGLVYDMGTFDYILYLCSMGYNNSAISMLIDQAASCPIKRPSILDVNLPSLTIPSLRKTVTVRRTVTNVGPVNSKYKAIIEPPLGITIKVKPETLIFNSSTKKISFTLTISTSHKYTTYYYFGSLTWTDGVHRVRSPISVRNEFPELVC
- the LOC107013452 gene encoding subtilisin-like protease SBT3.4 isoform X1 encodes the protein MSISYFLEYKLAFTALLLFLNLSDLLVSQANAESKVHIVYMGRRQHDDVELATSAHHQLLTSVLGSQKAARDSIIYSYKHGFSGFAARLTKSQAKKIAELPDVVHVVPNHFFKLHTTRSWDYLGLSESSPPTNLLHEANMGDGIIIGVLDTGIWPESEAFNDKGLGPIPSRWKGHCQSGDKFDPATACNRKLIGAKYYLKGFEAEAGRPAIKDPDFLRFDIASPRDRDGHGTHTSSTAGGSFTPNASYHGLGYGTVKGGAPKARIAMYKVCWNWLIGGCTFADTMMAIDEAIHDGVDILSISLGLEIPLYADIDMRNGIAFASFHAVIKGITVICSGGNEGPYPQTVVNISPWILTVAASSIDRSFPTLITLGNNQTFSGQSMYTGKETGFIGIAHPEISELEDTRFCNNLNTNDTWAAGKVVLCFIVKGDELYLPFTQQVVQEVGGLGLIVAKNPTRDLNDLTFDFPCIEVNFDVGSQLLNYIRYSRKPQVKLIPTRTHVGQPVSTHLASFSSRGPNSVAPAILKPDIAAPGVNILAAVLPADTPYKFESGTSMAAPHVSGIVALLKSLHPHWSPAAIKSALVTTAWVTDPHSGEPVISEGNPNKLADPFDFGGGLVNANGAKDPGLVYDMGTFDYILYLCSMGYNNSAISMLIDQAASCPIKRPSILDVNLPSLTIPSLRKTVTVRRTVTNVGPVNSKYKAIIEPPLGITIKVKPETLIFNSSTKKISFTLTISTSHKYTTYYYFGSLTWTDGVHRVRSPISVRNEFPELVC
- the LOC107013452 gene encoding subtilisin-like protease SBT3.4 isoform X4 — protein: MGRRQHDDVELATSAHHQLLTSVLGSQKAARDSIIYSYKHGFSGFAARLTKSQAKKIAELPDVVHVVPNHFFKLHTTRSWDYLGLSESSPPTNLLHEANMGDGIIIGVLDTGIWPESEAFNDKGLGPIPSRWKGHCQSGDKFDPATACNRKLIGAKYYLKGFEAEAGRPAIKDPDFLRFDIASPRDRDGHGTHTSSTAGGSFTPNASYHGLGYGTVKGGAPKARIAMYKVCWNWLIGGCTFADTMMAIDEAIHDGVDILSISLGLEIPLYADIDMRNGIAFASFHAVIKGITVICSGGNEGPYPQTVVNISPWILTVAASSIDRSFPTLITLGNNQTFSGQSMYTGKETGFIGIAHPEISELEDTRFCNNLNTNDTWAAGKVVLCFIVKGDELYLPFTQQVVQEVGGLGLIVAKNPTRDLNDLTFDFPCIEVNFDVGSQLLNYIRYSRKPQVKLIPTRTHVGQPVSTHLASFSSRGPNSVAPAILKPDIAAPGVNILAAVLPADTPYKFESGTSMAAPHVSGIVALLKSLHPHWSPAAIKSALVTTAWVTDPHSGEPVISEGNPNKLADPFDFGGGLVNANGAKDPGLVYDMGTFDYILYLCSMGYNNSAISMLIDQAASCPIKRPSILDVNLPSLTIPSLRKTVTVRRTVTNVGPVNSKYKAIIEPPLGITIKVKPETLIFNSSTKKISFTLTISTSHKYTTYYYFGSLTWTDGVHRVRSPISVRNEFPELVC